The proteins below come from a single Kosakonia sp. SMBL-WEM22 genomic window:
- the bioF gene encoding 8-amino-7-oxononanoate synthase, translated as MSWQQRIEAALSERREADALRRRITVEQGAGRWLTLEGERFCNFASNDYLGLSQHPQVIAAWQQGAAHYGVGSGGSGHVVGHTAAHHRLERELAQWLGYDRALLFISGFAANQATIAALTGKEDRIVADKLSHASLLEAAALSPAQLRRFAHNDVAQLASLLSKLLSGQQLVVTEGIFSMDGDSAPLVAIAEDTHHAKAWLMVDDAHGIGVLGEQGRGSCHLQGVKPDILVVTFGKGFGVSGAAVLCSEAVADYLVQFARHLIYSTAMPPAQAVALSAALKVIRSAEGDARRAQLAALIDRFRDGVRGLDLAVTESHSAIQPLIVGDNSRALHLAQRLRQQGLFATAIRPPTVPPGTARLRLTLTAAHQPEDIDRLLEALHGGE; from the coding sequence ATGAGCTGGCAGCAGCGAATCGAAGCCGCGCTCAGCGAACGCCGCGAGGCAGATGCCCTGCGCCGCCGGATCACCGTTGAGCAGGGTGCCGGACGCTGGTTAACCCTGGAGGGCGAGCGTTTTTGCAACTTCGCCAGTAATGACTACCTCGGTTTAAGCCAGCATCCGCAGGTGATTGCCGCCTGGCAGCAGGGCGCGGCGCACTATGGCGTCGGCAGCGGCGGCTCGGGCCATGTTGTTGGTCATACGGCTGCGCATCATCGCCTTGAGCGCGAGCTGGCGCAGTGGCTCGGTTACGACCGCGCGCTGCTCTTTATCTCCGGTTTTGCCGCCAATCAGGCCACCATTGCGGCGCTCACCGGCAAAGAGGATCGCATCGTTGCCGACAAGCTGAGTCACGCCTCGCTGCTGGAAGCGGCCGCCCTCAGCCCGGCGCAATTGCGCCGTTTTGCCCATAACGATGTCGCCCAGCTGGCGAGCCTGTTGAGTAAACTGCTCAGCGGGCAGCAGCTGGTGGTCACCGAAGGGATTTTCAGCATGGATGGCGACAGCGCGCCGCTTGTGGCGATTGCTGAGGACACGCATCACGCAAAAGCGTGGCTAATGGTGGATGATGCCCATGGCATCGGTGTGCTCGGCGAGCAGGGGCGCGGCAGTTGCCACTTGCAGGGGGTGAAGCCCGACATTCTGGTGGTCACCTTCGGCAAAGGTTTCGGCGTCAGCGGCGCGGCGGTGCTGTGCAGCGAAGCGGTTGCTGACTATCTGGTGCAGTTCGCCCGCCATCTTATCTACAGCACTGCGATGCCACCTGCGCAGGCAGTGGCGCTCAGCGCCGCTCTCAAGGTGATCCGCTCCGCTGAAGGCGATGCGCGGCGTGCGCAGCTGGCGGCGCTGATCGACCGGTTTCGTGACGGCGTGCGCGGGCTGGATCTGGCGGTCACAGAGTCGCATAGCGCCATTCAGCCACTGATTGTTGGCGACAATAGCCGCGCGCTGCATCTTGCGCAACGCCTGCGCCAGCAGGGGCTATTTGCGACTGCCATTCGCCCGCCAACGGTGCCGCCGGGCACGGCGCGTTTGCGTCTCACCCTGACCGCCGCGCATCAGCCAGAAGATATCGACAGGTTGCTGGAGGCGCTGCATGGCGGTGAATAA
- the bioC gene encoding malonyl-ACP O-methyltransferase BioC produces MAVNKAAVAAAFGRAARSYARHDELQRLSANSLLAQLGDMTPARVIDAGCGPGAMSRYWRAQGSDVTALDLSPGMLAEARLQQSAARYVTGDIEALPLADAAFSLAWSNLAVQWCDDLRQAVSELRRVTEPGGHIAFTTLADGSLPELNQAWRALDTLPHANRFLPAAEIEQALRGWPLRCGIDTVTLWFADAASALRSLKGIGATHLHAGRQQGLTRGKLQRLQQAWPQQQGKFPLTYQLFWGVMTRE; encoded by the coding sequence ATGGCGGTGAATAAAGCGGCGGTGGCCGCCGCTTTTGGTCGCGCCGCCCGGAGCTACGCGCGCCATGATGAGTTACAGCGCCTTAGCGCCAACTCTCTGCTGGCGCAGCTGGGGGATATGACTCCTGCGCGGGTGATTGACGCCGGCTGCGGCCCAGGGGCGATGAGCCGCTACTGGCGCGCGCAAGGCAGCGATGTTACGGCGCTGGATCTCTCGCCCGGAATGCTGGCTGAAGCCCGCCTGCAGCAGAGCGCCGCGCGCTACGTTACCGGGGATATCGAAGCGCTGCCGCTGGCGGATGCCGCTTTTTCGCTGGCGTGGAGCAACCTCGCCGTGCAGTGGTGCGACGATCTGCGCCAGGCAGTGAGCGAGCTGCGCCGGGTCACCGAACCGGGCGGGCATATCGCCTTTACCACGCTGGCAGATGGCTCGTTACCGGAGCTGAACCAGGCCTGGCGCGCGCTGGACACTCTTCCACATGCCAACCGTTTTCTGCCCGCAGCAGAGATTGAGCAGGCGCTGCGCGGCTGGCCGCTGCGCTGCGGCATTGACACTGTCACCCTCTGGTTTGCCGATGCAGCCAGCGCCCTGCGATCCCTGAAAGGGATTGGCGCGACCCATCTGCATGCCGGACGCCAGCAGGGGCTGACGCGCGGCAAATTGCAGCGCTTACAGCAAGCCTGGCCGCAACAGCAGGGCAAATTCCCGCTGACCTATCAACTTTTTTGGGGAGTGATGACCCGTGAGTGA
- the bioD gene encoding dethiobiotin synthase: MSERYFITGTDTEVGKTVASCALLQAANLRGLRSAGYKPVASGSEMTPDGLRNSDAQALQRHSSVLLTYQAVNPYTFAEPTSPHIVSADLNQPIEAEVMSAGLRQLEQQADWLLVEGAGGWFTPLSPTLTFADWATAERLPVILVVGVKLGCINHAMLTAQAVQQAGLRLAGWIANDVVKPGKRHQEYMATLQRLLPAPLIGEIPWLADAPETAVTGHYLDLSVLTPATASAPAGDHLTA, from the coding sequence GTGAGTGAACGCTATTTTATAACCGGTACCGATACCGAAGTGGGTAAAACCGTGGCGAGCTGCGCATTGTTGCAGGCGGCGAACCTGCGCGGGCTGCGCAGCGCGGGCTATAAACCGGTCGCCTCCGGCAGCGAGATGACGCCCGACGGGCTGCGCAACAGCGATGCGCAGGCGTTGCAACGCCACAGCAGTGTGCTGCTCACCTATCAAGCGGTTAATCCGTACACCTTTGCCGAGCCAACCTCACCGCACATTGTCAGCGCTGACCTGAATCAGCCGATAGAGGCGGAAGTGATGTCAGCCGGTTTACGCCAGCTGGAGCAGCAGGCCGACTGGCTGCTGGTGGAAGGGGCAGGGGGCTGGTTTACGCCGCTCTCGCCGACGCTGACCTTTGCCGACTGGGCTACCGCAGAGCGCCTGCCGGTGATTCTGGTCGTTGGCGTCAAGCTTGGCTGCATTAACCATGCAATGTTAACTGCCCAGGCGGTACAGCAGGCGGGTTTGAGGCTGGCAGGCTGGATCGCCAATGACGTGGTCAAGCCGGGTAAACGCCACCAGGAGTATATGGCGACGCTGCAACGCCTGCTGCCTGCGCCGCTGATCGGCGAGATCCCGTGGCTGGCGGATGCGCCGGAAACCGCCGTAACCGGCCACTATCTCGATCTCAGCGTACTGACTCCGGCGACAGCCAGTGCGCCAGCAGGGGATCATCTAACTGCCTGA
- a CDS encoding ATP-binding cassette domain-containing protein: MLSLHAVNHYYGDHHTLWDIDLELAPGLCTSLIGLPGMGKTTLVNCITGNLPVESGSMIWQDAGAPPRDLLTLQAEHRSAVGIGYVPQDRRIFSQLTVEENLHVAMRAAGDPGQSLSREIFDLFPELYGLRQQRGAMLSEDNQQQLSMARALVTRPRLLILDEPTRGLGQAFIHKLGNLIVRLNQEFGMSILLAEQQLSLIRRVADRFCLLHRGRRVAGGDIRQLDDPLLAHWLSPESVR, translated from the coding sequence ATGTTGAGCTTACATGCGGTGAACCACTATTACGGCGACCACCATACGTTATGGGATATCGATCTGGAGTTAGCCCCGGGTCTCTGCACTTCGCTGATCGGGCTGCCAGGTATGGGAAAAACCACGCTGGTGAACTGCATAACTGGCAACCTGCCAGTGGAGAGCGGCAGCATGATCTGGCAGGATGCGGGCGCGCCACCGCGCGATCTGCTGACACTCCAGGCCGAGCACCGCAGCGCGGTTGGGATTGGCTATGTGCCGCAAGACAGGCGCATCTTCTCGCAGCTCACCGTGGAGGAGAACCTGCATGTCGCAATGCGCGCCGCCGGTGATCCAGGCCAGAGCCTGAGCCGCGAGATCTTTGATCTCTTTCCAGAGCTGTATGGGCTGCGCCAGCAGCGCGGCGCGATGTTGTCAGAGGATAACCAGCAGCAATTGTCGATGGCGCGGGCGCTGGTGACGCGCCCGCGGTTGTTGATCCTTGATGAACCGACGCGCGGGCTCGGTCAGGCATTTATCCATAAACTGGGGAACTTGATCGTGCGGCTCAATCAGGAGTTTGGTATGTCGATCTTACTGGCGGAGCAGCAGCTGTCGCTGATCCGCCGGGTGGCGGATCGTTTCTGCCTGCTGCACCGCGGGCGACGCGTCGCCGGGGGGGATATCAGGCAGTTAGATGATCCCCTGCTGGCGCACTGGCTGTCGCCGGAGTCAGTACGCTGA
- the uvrB gene encoding excinuclease ABC subunit UvrB, giving the protein MSKPFKLNSAFRPSGDQPEAIRRLKEGLEDGLAHQTLLGVTGSGKTFTVANVIADLQRPTMVLAPNKTLAAQLYGEMKEFFPDNAVEYFVSYYDYYQPEAYVPSSDTFIEKDASVNEHIEQMRLSATKALLERRDVVVVASVSAIYGLGDPDLYLKMMLHLTNGMIIDQRAILRRLAELQYTRNDQAFQRGTFRVRGEVIDIFPAESDDLALRVELFDEEVERLSLFDPLTGHIESVIQRFTIYPKTHYVTPRERIVQAMEEIKVELAERRKFLLENNKLLEEQRITQRTQFDLEMMNELGYCSGIENYSRYLSGRGPGEAPPTLFDYLPADGLLVIDESHVTIPQIGGMYRGDRARKETLVEYGFRLPSALDNRPMKFEEFEALAPQTIYVSATPGNYELEKSGEEVIDQVVRPTGLLDPIIEVRPVATQVDDLLSEIRKRVEINERVLVTTLTKRMAEDLTEYLVEHGAKVRYLHSDIDTVERMEIIRDLRLGEFDVLVGINLLREGLDMPEVSLVAILDADKEGFLRSERSLIQTIGRAARNVNGKAILYGDKITPSMAKAIGETERRREKQQSYNEEHGITPQGLNKKVVDILALGEGLAKTKAKGRGKSRSPVQADAPELGLTPKALQQKIHELEGQMMQHAQNLEFEEAAKVRDQLHQLRELFIVAS; this is encoded by the coding sequence ATGAGTAAACCGTTCAAACTGAATTCCGCTTTTCGCCCCTCCGGCGATCAGCCTGAAGCAATCCGTCGCCTCAAGGAAGGGCTGGAAGACGGGCTCGCGCACCAGACGTTGCTCGGGGTAACCGGTTCAGGGAAGACGTTCACCGTGGCGAATGTGATTGCCGATCTGCAACGCCCGACGATGGTGCTGGCACCTAACAAGACCCTGGCGGCGCAGCTCTACGGCGAGATGAAAGAGTTCTTCCCGGATAACGCGGTAGAGTATTTCGTCTCCTACTACGACTACTATCAGCCGGAAGCCTATGTGCCGAGCTCGGACACTTTTATCGAGAAGGATGCGTCGGTTAACGAACATATTGAGCAGATGCGTCTCTCCGCCACCAAAGCGCTGCTGGAGCGACGTGATGTGGTGGTAGTCGCCTCGGTCTCCGCGATTTACGGTCTGGGCGATCCTGACCTCTACCTGAAGATGATGCTGCACCTTACCAATGGCATGATCATCGATCAGCGCGCGATCCTGCGCCGTCTGGCGGAGTTGCAGTACACCCGTAACGACCAGGCGTTCCAGCGCGGCACCTTCCGCGTGCGCGGCGAAGTGATCGACATCTTCCCGGCGGAGTCGGACGATCTGGCACTGCGCGTTGAGCTGTTCGACGAAGAGGTTGAGCGCCTTTCGCTCTTCGATCCGCTGACCGGCCATATTGAATCGGTGATCCAGCGTTTTACCATCTACCCGAAAACGCACTACGTGACGCCACGCGAGCGCATCGTGCAGGCGATGGAAGAGATCAAAGTCGAGCTGGCAGAGCGGCGGAAGTTTCTGCTGGAGAACAATAAGCTGCTGGAAGAGCAGCGTATTACCCAGCGCACCCAGTTCGATCTGGAGATGATGAACGAGCTGGGCTACTGCTCCGGCATTGAGAACTATTCGCGCTACCTCTCCGGGCGCGGGCCGGGCGAAGCGCCGCCGACGCTGTTTGACTATCTGCCCGCCGACGGGCTGCTGGTGATTGATGAATCTCACGTCACCATTCCGCAAATCGGCGGCATGTATCGCGGCGACCGGGCGCGTAAAGAGACGCTGGTGGAGTATGGTTTCCGCCTGCCGTCAGCGCTCGATAACCGCCCGATGAAGTTTGAAGAGTTTGAAGCGCTGGCTCCGCAGACCATCTACGTCTCCGCGACGCCGGGTAACTATGAGCTGGAGAAGTCGGGCGAAGAGGTGATCGATCAGGTCGTGCGCCCGACCGGTCTGCTGGATCCGATTATCGAAGTGCGTCCGGTTGCGACCCAGGTCGACGATCTGCTCTCCGAGATCCGCAAGCGCGTCGAGATCAACGAGCGCGTGCTGGTGACAACGCTGACCAAACGGATGGCGGAAGATTTGACCGAATATCTGGTCGAGCACGGCGCGAAGGTACGCTATCTGCACTCCGATATCGACACCGTCGAGCGTATGGAGATTATCCGCGACCTGCGCCTTGGCGAGTTCGATGTGCTGGTCGGCATCAACTTGCTGCGTGAGGGGCTGGATATGCCTGAAGTGTCGCTGGTTGCCATTCTCGATGCGGATAAAGAGGGCTTCCTGCGCTCCGAACGTTCGCTTATCCAGACCATTGGTCGTGCGGCGCGTAACGTCAACGGCAAGGCGATCCTTTACGGGGATAAGATCACGCCGTCGATGGCGAAAGCGATTGGCGAAACGGAGCGTCGCCGCGAGAAGCAGCAGAGCTACAACGAAGAGCACGGCATTACGCCGCAGGGGCTTAACAAGAAAGTGGTGGATATTCTGGCCCTTGGCGAAGGGCTGGCGAAAACCAAAGCCAAAGGGCGCGGCAAGTCCCGCTCGCCAGTACAGGCGGATGCGCCTGAGCTGGGCCTGACGCCAAAAGCGCTGCAACAGAAAATTCATGAGCTGGAAGGGCAGATGATGCAGCATGCGCAGAATCTGGAGTTTGAAGAGGCGGCGAAGGTGCGCGATCAGCTCCATCAACTGCGCGAGCTGTTTATTGTCGCCTCTTAA
- the pmrB gene encoding two-component system sensor histidine kinase PmrB has translation MAMFDIRHWSLRRRLLLTIGGILLFCQLVSVFWLWHESEEQIQLLVQTAIHNHNNRKHIEHEVREAVASLLVPSLLIIGLALLLCMQAVKAITRPLSELQQELNKRTPNNLQPITLDQSVSEVEAVTSAINELVSRLTLTLDRERLFTADVAHELRTPLAGLRLHLELMAKSSGMQVEPLVQRLDQMTENIAQLLLLARVGQSFSAGTYQQVTLLNDVLLPMEEELRTMLAARDQRLVMPVEGEGVAVAGDATLLRLLVRNLVENAHRYSPVGSTITVRLEQAETPVLAVEDEGSGIDESRSGELSKAFVRMDSRYGGAGLGLSIVTRIAQLHEAQFFLHNRLTQKGVRAWVKFSAPDRGTISSSAAKNG, from the coding sequence ATGGCGATGTTCGACATTCGTCACTGGAGCCTGCGCCGCCGGCTGTTGCTGACCATTGGCGGCATTCTGCTCTTCTGCCAGCTGGTCAGCGTCTTCTGGCTCTGGCATGAGAGTGAAGAGCAGATCCAGCTGCTGGTGCAGACGGCGATCCACAACCACAACAACCGCAAACATATTGAGCATGAGGTACGTGAAGCCGTAGCGAGCCTGCTGGTGCCAAGCCTGCTGATCATCGGCCTGGCGTTGCTGCTCTGCATGCAAGCGGTGAAAGCGATCACCCGCCCGCTCTCGGAACTTCAGCAGGAGCTGAATAAGCGCACGCCGAACAACTTGCAGCCCATCACCCTCGATCAGAGCGTCAGCGAAGTGGAGGCGGTCACCTCAGCGATTAACGAGCTGGTCTCACGCCTGACGCTAACCCTTGACCGCGAGCGACTCTTTACCGCCGATGTCGCCCACGAGCTGCGCACACCGCTGGCCGGGCTTCGTCTGCACCTTGAACTGATGGCAAAAAGCAGCGGTATGCAGGTCGAGCCGCTGGTACAGCGTCTCGATCAGATGACGGAAAATATCGCCCAGCTGCTGCTGCTGGCGCGCGTGGGACAATCTTTCTCAGCCGGGACCTATCAACAAGTGACGTTATTAAACGATGTGCTGCTGCCGATGGAAGAGGAGCTGCGCACCATGCTGGCGGCGCGCGATCAGCGTCTGGTAATGCCGGTTGAGGGTGAAGGAGTAGCGGTAGCGGGCGATGCCACCCTGCTGCGGCTGCTGGTACGTAACCTGGTGGAGAATGCCCATCGCTACAGCCCGGTTGGCAGCACGATCACCGTGCGCCTCGAACAGGCGGAAACGCCAGTGCTGGCGGTGGAAGATGAAGGTTCTGGAATTGATGAGAGCCGTAGCGGCGAGCTAAGCAAAGCGTTTGTCAGAATGGATAGCCGTTACGGCGGTGCGGGTCTCGGTTTAAGTATCGTCACGCGTATCGCGCAGCTGCATGAGGCGCAGTTTTTCCTGCACAATCGGCTAACGCAAAAGGGGGTGCGGGCGTGGGTTAAATTCAGCGCGCCCGACCGGGGGACGATCAGTAGCTCAGCAGCCAAAAATGGGTAA
- the pmrA gene encoding two-component system response regulator PmrA, whose product MKILVIEDDALLQQGLILAMQSEGYACDGVSTAHEAALCLAGGHYSLIVLDLGLPDEDGLHLLNRLRKEKYTLPVLILTARDTLDDRVAGLDTGADDYLVKPFALDELNARIRALLRRHHNQGDNEIVHGNLTLNVTRRQAWLEGQLLELTPKEYALLSRLMLKAESPVHREILYNDIYNWDNEPSTNTLEVHIHNLRDKIGKSRIRTVRGFGYMLVSPQERSA is encoded by the coding sequence ATGAAAATTCTGGTGATTGAAGATGATGCACTGCTGCAACAGGGGTTAATTCTCGCGATGCAGAGCGAAGGCTACGCCTGCGATGGCGTCTCGACCGCCCATGAAGCGGCGCTCTGCCTGGCGGGTGGTCACTACAGCCTGATTGTGCTCGATCTTGGCCTGCCTGATGAAGATGGCCTGCATCTGCTCAACCGGCTGCGCAAAGAGAAATATACCCTGCCGGTGCTGATCCTCACCGCCCGCGATACTCTCGACGATCGCGTGGCCGGGCTTGATACCGGCGCGGATGATTACCTGGTAAAACCCTTTGCGCTCGACGAGCTTAACGCCCGCATCCGCGCGCTGCTGCGCCGGCACCATAATCAGGGCGATAACGAGATCGTTCACGGCAACCTGACCCTGAATGTCACTCGCCGCCAGGCGTGGCTGGAGGGGCAACTGCTGGAGCTGACGCCAAAAGAGTACGCGCTCTTATCGCGCCTGATGCTGAAGGCCGAAAGCCCGGTGCACCGCGAAATCCTCTATAACGATATCTACAACTGGGATAACGAGCCGTCGACCAACACGCTGGAGGTGCACATCCATAACCTGCGCGACAAGATTGGCAAGTCACGCATCCGTACCGTGCGTGGCTTCGGCTATATGCTGGTCTCGCCGCAAGAGCGGTCGGCGTGA
- the eptA gene encoding phosphoethanolamine transferase EptA: MRTLSLYRPSLSRLSLLTLAALYIALVLNIVFYRQAFHLLPVDSLHNALVFLTLPLVAFSVINIVLTLASFLRLDRLLLSVFILVCAAAQYFISTFGVIIDRSMITNILDTTPAESFALLSGKMVMTLVLTALLPVLIAWWITIKPASSLLRGMTLRLLSIAISALIIVAVAVPFYKDYASLFRNNKELVKSLGPSNAIAASLSWYVHNRMDNLPLVRIGEDAHQLPQMKSGARKNLTILVLGETSRADDFSLGGYGRETNPRLKQDNVIYFPNTTSCGTATAVSVPCMFSGMGRAHYDDQLAHHQEGLLDVVQRAGIQVLWNENDGGCKGACDRVPHQDMTQLNLADYCIKGECQDEILFRDLARYIDQLPGDGLIVLHTIGSHGPTYYNRYPAQMRKFTPTCDTNEIQTCSREQLVNTYDNTIVYVDYIVDKAIKLLQSKQERFTTSLVYLSDHGESLGENGVYLHGLPYSIAPATQKHVPLLIWLSPDYQTRYGINSQCVAKNAREKAYSQDNLFPTMLGILGVSTKVYHPEDDILTPCREQVK, translated from the coding sequence ATGCGCACGCTTTCGCTCTACCGGCCCTCTTTAAGCCGCCTCTCCCTGCTTACCCTTGCGGCGCTCTATATCGCGCTGGTGCTCAATATTGTCTTTTACCGCCAGGCGTTTCATCTGCTTCCCGTCGACTCGCTGCATAACGCGCTGGTGTTCCTTACCCTGCCGCTGGTGGCCTTTAGCGTAATCAACATTGTGCTGACGCTGGCGTCGTTTCTGCGTCTCGACCGGCTGCTGCTAAGTGTGTTTATCCTCGTCTGCGCCGCCGCGCAATACTTTATCTCTACCTTCGGCGTGATTATCGACCGCTCAATGATCACCAATATTCTCGATACCACTCCGGCGGAGAGCTTCGCCCTGCTGTCGGGAAAAATGGTGATGACCCTGGTGCTGACCGCCCTGCTGCCGGTGCTCATCGCCTGGTGGATCACGATCAAACCGGCCAGCTCCCTGCTGCGCGGCATGACGCTGCGCCTGCTCAGCATAGCGATCTCCGCGCTGATTATCGTTGCCGTGGCGGTGCCGTTTTATAAGGATTACGCCTCGCTGTTTCGCAATAACAAAGAGCTGGTGAAATCTCTCGGCCCGTCGAACGCCATTGCCGCTTCGCTCTCCTGGTATGTGCATAACCGTATGGATAACCTGCCGCTGGTGCGTATCGGCGAGGATGCGCATCAACTCCCGCAGATGAAAAGCGGCGCGCGTAAAAACCTCACCATCCTGGTGCTGGGCGAAACCTCGCGCGCCGATGACTTCTCCCTCGGCGGATACGGGCGCGAAACCAACCCGCGGCTGAAGCAGGATAATGTTATCTACTTCCCCAACACCACCTCGTGCGGCACCGCGACAGCAGTCTCTGTGCCCTGTATGTTCTCCGGCATGGGCCGCGCCCATTATGACGATCAGCTGGCGCATCACCAGGAGGGGTTACTTGATGTGGTGCAGCGCGCCGGGATTCAGGTGCTGTGGAATGAGAATGATGGCGGCTGCAAAGGGGCGTGTGACCGCGTGCCGCACCAGGATATGACGCAGCTGAACCTGGCGGATTACTGCATCAAGGGCGAGTGTCAGGATGAGATCCTGTTTCGCGATCTGGCCCGCTATATCGATCAGCTGCCGGGCGATGGGCTGATTGTGCTGCACACCATTGGCAGCCACGGCCCGACCTACTACAACCGCTATCCGGCGCAGATGAGGAAATTTACCCCGACTTGCGACACCAATGAGATTCAGACCTGCTCGCGCGAACAGCTGGTCAACACCTATGACAACACCATCGTCTATGTCGACTATATTGTTGATAAAGCGATTAAATTACTGCAATCAAAACAGGAGAGGTTTACCACCAGCTTGGTTTACCTCTCCGATCATGGCGAATCGCTGGGTGAAAATGGCGTTTACCTGCACGGGCTGCCCTACTCCATCGCGCCCGCTACGCAGAAGCATGTACCGCTGCTGATCTGGCTGTCGCCGGATTACCAGACGCGTTACGGCATTAACAGCCAGTGTGTCGCGAAAAATGCACGGGAGAAGGCCTACTCGCAGGACAACCTCTTCCCGACCATGTTGGGTATACTGGGCGTCAGCACCAAGGTCTACCATCCTGAAGACGATATCCTTACGCCGTGCCGGGAGCAGGTGAAATGA
- the yvcK gene encoding uridine diphosphate-N-acetylglucosamine-binding protein YvcK encodes MRNRTLADLDRVVALGGGHGLGRVMSSLASLGSRLTGIVTTTDNGGSTGRIRRSEGGIAWGDMRNCLNQLITEPSVASAMFEYRFSGNGELSGHNLGNLMLKALDHLSVRPLEAINLIRNLLKVDAFLIPMSEQPVDLMATDSEGNVVYGEVNIDQLHAPVQELMLSPKVPATREAVQAIAEADLILIGPGSFYTSLLPLLLLDELAQALRRTPAPVVYIGNLGKELSPAAARLTLADKLSIMEQYIGKRIIDAAVVGPKVDASSVTDRLIIQEELEASDIPYRHDRVLLRNALEKAVQQLG; translated from the coding sequence ATGCGTAATCGCACCCTCGCCGACCTGGATCGCGTTGTCGCGCTCGGCGGCGGGCATGGTCTTGGGCGGGTGATGTCTTCGCTTGCCTCACTGGGATCGCGCCTCACCGGCATTGTCACCACCACCGATAACGGCGGCTCCACCGGACGGATTCGCCGCTCGGAAGGCGGCATCGCCTGGGGCGATATGCGCAACTGCCTCAATCAGTTGATTACCGAACCAAGCGTCGCCTCGGCGATGTTTGAGTACCGTTTTAGCGGCAATGGCGAACTTTCCGGCCATAACCTTGGAAACCTGATGTTAAAGGCGCTGGATCACCTCAGCGTGCGCCCGCTTGAAGCAATAAATTTAATTCGTAATTTGTTGAAGGTGGATGCCTTTTTAATCCCGATGTCCGAGCAGCCGGTCGATCTGATGGCCACTGATAGCGAAGGCAACGTGGTGTATGGCGAGGTCAATATCGACCAACTGCATGCGCCGGTGCAGGAGCTGATGCTGTCGCCGAAAGTGCCCGCCACTCGCGAAGCGGTGCAGGCAATTGCTGAAGCGGATCTGATCCTGATTGGCCCCGGCAGTTTTTACACCAGCCTGCTGCCATTACTGCTGCTGGATGAGTTAGCCCAGGCGCTGCGCCGCACGCCTGCGCCCGTGGTCTATATCGGCAACCTCGGCAAAGAGCTTAGCCCCGCCGCCGCCCGCCTGACGCTGGCGGATAAGCTCTCGATCATGGAGCAGTACATCGGTAAGCGCATTATCGACGCCGCCGTGGTGGGGCCAAAAGTAGACGCAAGTTCGGTGACTGATCGGCTGATTATTCAGGAAGAGCTGGAGGCGAGCGACATTCCCTATCGCCACGACCGTGTTTTACTGCGCAACGCATTAGAGAAAGCGGTGCAACAGCTTGGCTAA